One window of the Amycolatopsis mediterranei genome contains the following:
- a CDS encoding TetR/AcrR family transcriptional regulator, translated as MAQQAAGDNAPVGTRLDRRKARTRQALVDAAVRLIAEGRGERASIQEITEAADIGFGSFYNHFDSKEVLFRTASEEVLERWGQLIDRACAGLDDPAEVFATSLRISGRLGWTHPDLARFLTGAGLGLLDVSWGLAPRARRDIEAGQAAGRFTGTHPDVALSAAAGGLLGLLRVHQDRPGDIGESAVDQLAAALLRMLGVPARDAGRVATRPLPGIEAW; from the coding sequence ATGGCGCAGCAAGCAGCCGGGGACAACGCGCCCGTGGGGACGCGACTGGACCGGCGCAAGGCCCGGACCCGGCAGGCTCTCGTCGACGCCGCCGTCCGGCTGATCGCCGAAGGCCGCGGCGAGCGCGCCAGCATCCAGGAGATCACCGAAGCCGCCGACATCGGGTTCGGCTCCTTCTACAACCACTTCGACAGCAAGGAAGTGCTGTTCCGCACCGCGTCCGAGGAAGTGCTGGAACGGTGGGGGCAGCTGATCGACCGCGCCTGCGCCGGCCTCGACGATCCGGCCGAGGTGTTCGCCACCTCCCTGCGCATTTCGGGCCGGCTCGGCTGGACGCACCCCGACCTCGCCCGCTTCCTCACCGGCGCCGGCCTCGGCCTGCTCGACGTCTCCTGGGGGCTGGCACCGCGCGCCCGGCGTGACATCGAAGCCGGTCAGGCCGCCGGGCGCTTCACCGGCACCCACCCCGACGTCGCCCTCAGCGCCGCCGCCGGTGGTCTGCTGGGCCTGCTCCGCGTCCACCAGGACCGTCCCGGCGACATCGGCGAATCCGCCGTCGACCAGCTCGCCGCGGCGCTCCTGCGCATGCTCGGGGTGCCGGCCCGGGACGCCGGGCGCGTCGCCACGCGCCCCCTGCCCGGGATCGAAGCCTGGTAG
- a CDS encoding DUF1003 domain-containing protein, which produces MRPRRPPVPANPALSRHLQERRQRLENRVADRITQFSGSMKFVYLHLIWFGSWIGFGVEPYPFGLLTMIVSLEAIFLSTFVMISQNRADERRQVLADQQWRTVQAEERQNEELLNLSKQILELTKLIHANGAAPASAEA; this is translated from the coding sequence ATGCGCCCACGACGGCCGCCCGTGCCGGCCAATCCGGCGTTGTCGCGGCATCTGCAGGAGCGCCGGCAACGCCTGGAGAACCGCGTCGCCGACCGGATCACGCAGTTCTCCGGTTCGATGAAGTTCGTCTACCTCCACCTGATCTGGTTCGGCTCGTGGATCGGCTTCGGCGTCGAGCCCTACCCGTTCGGGTTGCTCACCATGATCGTGTCGCTGGAGGCGATCTTCCTTTCGACGTTCGTGATGATCAGCCAGAACCGCGCGGACGAGCGGCGGCAGGTGCTGGCCGACCAGCAGTGGCGGACGGTTCAGGCGGAGGAGCGGCAGAACGAAGAGCTGCTGAACTTGTCCAAGCAGATCCTCGAGCTGACGAAGCTCATCCACGCGAACGGCGCCGCGCCCGCTTCGGCGGAGGCCTGA
- a CDS encoding TetR/AcrR family transcriptional regulator, with translation MAEQAPNRVDRRKARTRAALVRAAQTCIAEGRTAVPILEITQLADVGMGSFYNHFETKEQLFQAAVEDALEAFGSTLDTLTEDIDDPAEVFAQSFRLTGRLHRKHPELSLVLLHNGLALASSGQGLAPRARRDIEAAVRAGRFIAVRDTDLALAVATGAALTLGRLLHDEPGRDDAAATDLVTEDLLRMFGVPAAEARALCQRPLPDPDTLPERDTAA, from the coding sequence ATGGCCGAGCAGGCACCCAACCGCGTCGACCGCCGCAAGGCACGCACCCGCGCGGCACTCGTGCGCGCGGCCCAGACCTGCATCGCGGAGGGCCGGACCGCCGTCCCGATCCTGGAGATCACCCAGCTCGCCGACGTCGGGATGGGGTCGTTCTACAACCACTTCGAGACGAAGGAACAGCTCTTCCAGGCCGCCGTCGAAGACGCGCTGGAAGCTTTCGGCAGCACCCTGGACACCCTCACCGAGGACATCGACGACCCCGCCGAAGTGTTCGCGCAGAGCTTCCGGCTCACCGGGCGGCTGCACCGCAAGCACCCGGAACTCAGCCTGGTCCTGCTGCACAACGGCCTGGCACTGGCGAGCTCCGGCCAGGGCCTCGCCCCCCGCGCCCGCCGCGACATCGAAGCCGCCGTCCGGGCCGGCCGGTTCATCGCCGTGCGCGACACCGACCTCGCGCTCGCCGTCGCCACCGGCGCCGCCCTGACCCTGGGCCGGCTCCTGCACGACGAACCCGGCCGCGACGACGCGGCGGCGACCGACCTCGTCACCGAAGACCTGTTGCGCATGTTCGGCGTCCCCGCCGCCGAAGCACGCGCTCTCTGTCAGCGCCCCCTGCCCGACCCGGACACCCTGCCCGAGCGGGACACCGCGGCCTGA
- a CDS encoding VOC family protein: MSNHHDPHRGLHSEQGALTGEHPGRAAEPIVKVHDLAWLEFEKPDLAKAELFARAFGFTTALRTPDELQLRGADPGAPCVLIRRGERSAFLGPAFRAADSADVLRLAEATGRRAVKLPESLGGLAVDLADPSGLRVRVVADTHELSALPAQEPLRFNFGHDTPRANATQRPVREPAKVQRLGHVVWQSTKYRETLDWYLRHLGLIVSDFLHYPGQRDRGPVMSFLRCDRGGEPADHHTLALALGPANRYVHSAYQVADLDALAAGGEYLRDHGYHHSWGIGRHIQGSQLFDYWRDPDGFMVEHFSDGDLFDNTLEPGWAPMTASGLAQWGPPATKDFLGVKPGPQVLRELRTMLGALRQDNEFDFGRLRGLLKVATS; this comes from the coding sequence ATGAGCAACCACCACGATCCCCACCGCGGCCTGCACAGCGAGCAGGGCGCATTGACCGGCGAACACCCGGGGCGCGCGGCCGAGCCGATCGTCAAGGTGCACGACCTGGCGTGGCTGGAGTTCGAGAAGCCCGATCTGGCCAAGGCGGAGCTCTTCGCGCGGGCCTTCGGGTTCACCACGGCGCTGCGCACGCCGGACGAGCTGCAGCTGCGGGGTGCCGATCCCGGTGCGCCCTGCGTGCTGATCCGCCGCGGCGAGCGGTCGGCGTTCCTGGGGCCGGCCTTCCGCGCCGCCGACTCGGCGGACGTGCTCAGGCTCGCCGAAGCCACCGGGCGGCGAGCGGTCAAGCTCCCGGAGAGCCTGGGCGGCCTGGCCGTCGACCTGGCCGACCCGAGCGGGCTGCGCGTCCGGGTCGTCGCGGACACACACGAGCTGTCCGCTCTTCCGGCGCAGGAGCCGTTGAGGTTCAACTTCGGCCACGACACGCCGCGCGCCAACGCCACCCAACGGCCGGTGCGGGAGCCGGCGAAGGTCCAGCGGCTCGGGCACGTGGTGTGGCAGTCGACGAAGTACCGGGAGACGCTCGACTGGTACCTGCGGCACCTCGGGCTGATCGTCAGCGACTTCCTCCACTACCCGGGGCAGCGCGACCGCGGCCCGGTGATGAGCTTCCTCCGCTGCGACCGCGGCGGCGAGCCCGCCGACCACCACACCCTCGCCCTGGCGCTCGGCCCGGCGAACCGCTACGTGCACTCGGCCTACCAGGTGGCCGACCTCGACGCGCTCGCCGCGGGCGGGGAGTACCTGCGCGACCACGGCTACCACCACTCGTGGGGCATCGGACGGCACATCCAGGGCAGCCAGCTCTTCGACTACTGGCGTGACCCGGACGGGTTCATGGTCGAGCACTTCAGCGACGGCGACCTGTTCGACAACACCCTCGAACCCGGCTGGGCCCCGATGACGGCCTCCGGCCTCGCCCAGTGGGGCCCGCCCGCCACCAAGGACTTCCTCGGCGTCAAGCCGGGACCGCAGGTGCTGCGTGAACTGCGCACGATGCTCGGCGCCCTCCGCCAGGACAACGAATTCGACTTCGGCCGCCTGCGCGGCCTGCTGAAAGTGGCCACCTCATGA
- a CDS encoding fumarylacetoacetate hydrolase family protein, which yields MTLSVLRTTDAWYAATPEGAARIDTTASTTAELLADRPAVTAAASNPATVPISGLDLISPVTAPCRVVAQMTNFASHVRDAGMNPDTVPLTFFRKASGSISGPFADVVKPAHVRLLDYEVEIGLVIGRELPVGTEVTDENLAGYVAGLVVTNDVSARDLQLPKTQFYESKSYPTFTPVGPALVLLDADELKRFPDLRLRLSVNDEIRQDRTVGPDMIYRPAEALTALARFQRLDPGDLVLTGTPAGTALSAPPKPLEILGSLLPPATKWRLFFKRQAGNPKYLADGDSIEASIATGDGVVDLGTQRTVVRYAR from the coding sequence ATGACCCTCTCCGTCCTCCGCACCACCGACGCCTGGTACGCGGCCACTCCCGAAGGCGCGGCCAGGATCGACACCACGGCCTCGACCACCGCCGAGCTGCTGGCCGACCGGCCGGCCGTCACCGCGGCGGCCTCGAACCCGGCCACGGTGCCGATCTCCGGGCTGGACCTGATTTCCCCGGTGACCGCGCCGTGCCGGGTGGTCGCGCAGATGACCAACTTCGCCTCGCACGTGCGCGACGCCGGGATGAACCCGGACACCGTGCCGCTGACCTTCTTCCGCAAGGCCTCCGGCTCGATCAGCGGGCCCTTCGCCGACGTCGTCAAGCCCGCCCATGTCCGGCTGCTGGACTACGAGGTCGAGATCGGGCTGGTCATCGGCCGGGAGCTGCCGGTCGGCACCGAGGTCACCGACGAGAACCTCGCCGGGTACGTCGCGGGGCTGGTCGTCACGAACGACGTCTCCGCCCGCGACTTGCAGCTGCCCAAGACGCAGTTCTACGAGTCGAAGTCCTATCCGACGTTCACCCCCGTCGGCCCGGCCCTGGTGCTGCTCGACGCCGACGAGCTCAAGCGGTTCCCCGACCTGCGGCTGCGGCTGTCGGTGAACGACGAGATCCGGCAGGACAGGACGGTCGGACCCGACATGATCTACCGCCCCGCCGAGGCACTCACCGCGCTGGCTCGCTTCCAGCGGCTCGATCCCGGCGACCTCGTCCTCACCGGAACCCCGGCCGGAACCGCGTTGAGTGCGCCGCCGAAGCCGCTGGAAATCCTCGGGTCGTTGCTCCCGCCGGCCACCAAGTGGAGGCTGTTCTTCAAGCGCCAGGCGGGAAATCCGAAGTACCTGGCCGACGGTGACAGCATCGAAGCGAGCATCGCCACCGGCGACGGCGTCGTCGATCTCGGTACCCAGCGCACGGTTGTGCGGTACGCCCGATGA
- a CDS encoding acyl-CoA synthetase, giving the protein MSDLLWPRYDSPADLAAIEAVPLADRGLPESTYALLARAAARWPERSAISVLPEAARWAEAESRTFAELLADVHRFANLLHRLGIRRGDAVALIAPNCAELITATLAAQLAGIAAPVNGALSREHLAELLRRSGARVLITAGPELDAGTWDTVRDPGVEPAAILVLRPTGATGPATPLPAVDGVLIGYLDELAADEDPTAFAGKPPRSGDLAAVFHTGGTTGAPKLAAHTHGNEVADAWMLAANSLFDSDSVLFAALPLFHVNALVVTLLTPLFKGQHVVWAGPLGYRDPALYGEFWRIVEHHRIASMSAVPTVYAVLAQVPVNADIGSLRFAMVGASPLPAAVRAGFEDHTGVPLLEGYGLTEATCASARSFPDTPRPGAVGQRLPYQRMKVEDGVLRIGGPTVFPGYVTGRDDHGLVLDGLGKLAGGWLDTGDLAEVDEDGFVFLRGRAKDLIIRGGHNIDPALVEDALLAHPQVTAAGAVGRPDPHAGEVPVAYVTLAPGTVVTEEELLAWAADRVPERAAVPKAVTVLEALPVTVLGKPDKLALRADATHRAVAAALAGIPGAQVGARVQDGSVVATVALAAAEDEAAVHAALGAYAVRWEPRILEDVS; this is encoded by the coding sequence ATGAGCGACCTGCTGTGGCCCCGGTACGACTCGCCCGCCGATCTCGCCGCGATCGAGGCGGTGCCGCTGGCCGATCGCGGCCTGCCGGAATCGACGTACGCCTTGCTGGCCCGCGCCGCCGCACGGTGGCCGGAGCGTTCCGCGATTTCCGTCCTGCCCGAAGCAGCCCGCTGGGCGGAGGCCGAGTCGCGCACCTTCGCCGAACTGCTCGCCGACGTGCACCGGTTCGCGAACCTTTTGCACCGCCTAGGGATCCGGCGCGGCGACGCGGTCGCGCTGATCGCGCCGAACTGCGCCGAGCTGATCACCGCGACGCTGGCCGCGCAGCTCGCGGGCATCGCCGCTCCGGTCAACGGCGCACTGTCCCGGGAACACCTCGCCGAACTGCTCCGCCGCTCCGGTGCCCGCGTGCTGATCACCGCCGGACCGGAACTCGACGCCGGAACCTGGGACACCGTCCGGGATCCGGGCGTCGAGCCGGCCGCGATCCTGGTGCTGCGGCCCACCGGCGCAACCGGGCCCGCGACGCCGTTGCCCGCCGTCGACGGGGTGCTGATCGGCTACCTCGACGAGCTGGCCGCGGACGAGGACCCCACCGCGTTCGCGGGGAAGCCGCCGCGATCCGGTGACTTGGCCGCGGTCTTCCACACCGGCGGTACCACCGGCGCCCCGAAGCTGGCCGCGCACACCCACGGCAACGAGGTCGCCGACGCCTGGATGCTCGCCGCGAATTCGCTGTTCGACAGCGACTCGGTGCTCTTCGCCGCGCTGCCGCTGTTCCACGTCAACGCGCTCGTGGTCACGCTGCTCACCCCGCTGTTCAAGGGGCAGCACGTCGTCTGGGCCGGACCGCTCGGCTATCGGGATCCCGCGCTGTACGGCGAGTTCTGGCGGATCGTCGAGCACCACCGGATCGCGTCGATGAGCGCGGTACCCACGGTGTACGCCGTGCTCGCGCAGGTCCCGGTGAACGCCGACATCGGCAGCCTGCGCTTCGCCATGGTCGGCGCCTCGCCGCTGCCCGCCGCGGTGCGGGCGGGTTTCGAAGACCACACCGGCGTCCCGCTGCTCGAGGGCTACGGGCTCACCGAGGCGACCTGCGCCAGCGCGCGCAGCTTCCCGGACACCCCGCGGCCCGGAGCGGTCGGCCAGCGGCTGCCGTACCAGCGGATGAAGGTCGAGGACGGGGTTCTCCGGATCGGCGGCCCGACGGTGTTCCCCGGCTACGTCACCGGCCGCGACGACCACGGCCTCGTGCTGGACGGCCTGGGCAAGCTGGCCGGCGGCTGGCTGGACACCGGGGATCTCGCCGAGGTCGACGAGGACGGGTTCGTCTTCCTGCGGGGCCGGGCCAAGGACCTGATCATCCGCGGCGGCCACAACATCGACCCCGCGCTCGTCGAGGACGCGCTGCTCGCGCACCCGCAGGTCACCGCGGCCGGCGCGGTCGGGCGTCCCGATCCGCACGCCGGCGAGGTCCCGGTGGCCTACGTGACGCTCGCCCCCGGCACGGTGGTCACCGAGGAGGAACTGCTCGCCTGGGCCGCGGACCGCGTGCCCGAACGCGCCGCCGTGCCCAAGGCCGTCACCGTGCTCGAAGCCCTGCCCGTCACCGTGCTCGGCAAGCCGGACAAGCTCGCCCTGCGTGCCGACGCCACGCACCGCGCCGTCGCCGCTGCGCTCGCCGGAATTCCCGGTGCCCAGGTCGGTGCCCGGGTGCAGGACGGTTCGGTCGTCGCCACGGTCGCCCTCGCCGCGGCCGAGGACGAGGCTGCCGTGCACGCCGCTCTCGGCGCCTACGCCGTGCGCTGGGAGCCCCGGATTCTCGAGGACGTCTCATGA
- a CDS encoding DoxX family protein translates to MTPAIGLAAVTTMIFALLGLVKVLAIAPMRALATEAGFPVGAYRGIGALELAGAVGVALGPALPPLGFLAGAGLLLLLAGAVVTHVRNGDGLRKAAPAVVCTALVAGYLVVLS, encoded by the coding sequence ATGACTCCCGCCATCGGCCTCGCGGCCGTCACCACGATGATCTTCGCCCTGCTCGGGCTGGTCAAAGTCCTGGCCATCGCCCCGATGCGGGCGTTGGCCACCGAGGCCGGGTTCCCGGTCGGCGCCTACCGCGGGATCGGCGCGCTCGAACTCGCCGGCGCCGTCGGCGTGGCTCTCGGACCGGCGCTCCCGCCGCTCGGCTTCCTGGCCGGTGCCGGGCTGCTGCTCCTGCTCGCCGGGGCCGTGGTCACCCACGTGCGCAACGGCGACGGGCTGCGCAAGGCCGCGCCGGCGGTGGTGTGCACGGCACTGGTCGCCGGCTACCTGGTCGTGCTGTCGTGA
- a CDS encoding bifunctional 3-(3-hydroxy-phenyl)propionate/3-hydroxycinnamic acid hydroxylase, with protein MSTPRVPVVVVGAGPTGLTAATLLAQYGVECLVLDRWASVYPQPRAVHLDDEVNRILARLGVAEQFAAISWPCHGLRLLDPDMRVLAEFRRGAGTGRHGYPEANMFDQPELERLLRTNVKRSDNVTLRGDTEVTGVTQNGPGPVRVDYTDRVGGAHGSVLADYVLGCDGANSVVRTAIGATMRDLRFEQRWLVVDVATDADLGEWEGVHQVCDPDRAATYMRIGPGRYRWEFRLHDGETAEDYRDLARLHPLLLPWTEQTPAEALEVVRIAEYTFRARLADRWRDRRIFLLGDAAHLTPPFIGQGLGAGLRDAANLAWKLAGALDGTLPQDVLDSYEAERKPHARGLIRLAKLIGVAMTRGGRAGNLLRRTALPLLARTPSLGRIVLDSETPALCRSGLVARPRLRRTLAGRLCPNAVLEDGRRLDEVTAGRFALVSASPVPAAHQAVVERHGGVGVTAPAGTVLHDWLRQGRAHAVIVRPDGTVLRAGRHLSELCAFLPHLDPEELS; from the coding sequence GTGAGCACGCCACGGGTGCCGGTGGTCGTGGTCGGCGCGGGCCCCACCGGGCTGACCGCGGCGACGCTGCTCGCCCAGTACGGCGTCGAGTGCCTGGTGCTGGACCGGTGGGCGTCGGTCTACCCGCAGCCGCGCGCGGTGCACCTGGACGACGAGGTCAACCGCATCCTGGCCCGGCTCGGCGTGGCGGAGCAGTTCGCCGCGATCTCGTGGCCGTGCCACGGGCTTCGCCTGCTCGACCCGGACATGCGGGTGCTCGCGGAGTTCCGCCGCGGCGCGGGCACCGGGCGGCACGGCTACCCCGAGGCGAACATGTTCGACCAGCCGGAGCTGGAACGGCTGCTGCGCACCAACGTCAAGCGATCCGACAACGTCACGCTGCGCGGCGACACCGAGGTCACCGGCGTCACGCAGAACGGTCCCGGACCCGTGCGGGTCGACTACACCGACCGGGTCGGCGGCGCGCACGGTTCGGTCCTCGCCGACTACGTCCTCGGCTGCGACGGCGCCAACAGCGTCGTCCGGACCGCGATCGGCGCCACCATGCGGGACCTGCGGTTCGAACAGCGGTGGCTGGTCGTCGACGTCGCCACCGACGCCGATCTGGGCGAGTGGGAAGGCGTGCACCAGGTGTGCGACCCGGACCGCGCCGCCACCTACATGCGCATCGGCCCCGGCCGCTACCGCTGGGAATTCCGGCTCCACGACGGCGAAACCGCCGAGGACTACCGCGACCTCGCCCGCCTGCACCCGTTGCTGCTGCCGTGGACCGAGCAGACCCCGGCCGAGGCACTGGAGGTCGTCCGGATCGCCGAGTACACCTTCCGGGCCCGGCTCGCCGACCGCTGGCGCGACCGCCGGATCTTCCTGCTCGGCGACGCCGCCCACCTGACCCCGCCGTTCATCGGCCAGGGCCTGGGCGCCGGCCTGCGCGACGCGGCCAACCTCGCCTGGAAGCTCGCCGGCGCGCTCGACGGCACCCTCCCGCAGGATGTTCTCGACTCCTACGAAGCCGAACGCAAGCCGCACGCCCGCGGCCTGATCCGGCTGGCCAAGCTCATCGGCGTGGCGATGACCCGGGGCGGCCGGGCCGGCAACCTCCTGCGCCGGACCGCGCTGCCGCTGCTGGCCCGGACGCCGAGCCTGGGCCGGATCGTCCTGGACAGCGAAACCCCCGCCCTGTGCCGCTCCGGCCTCGTCGCCCGGCCGCGCCTGCGCCGGACCCTCGCCGGGCGGCTGTGCCCCAACGCCGTACTGGAGGACGGCCGTCGCCTCGACGAGGTGACCGCGGGCCGGTTCGCCCTCGTCTCGGCGTCACCTGTTCCCGCCGCGCACCAGGCCGTCGTGGAGCGGCACGGGGGAGTGGGCGTCACCGCGCCCGCCGGCACGGTCCTGCACGACTGGCTGCGCCAGGGCCGGGCGCACGCCGTCATCGTCCGGCCCGACGGCACCGTCTTGCGGGCCGGCCGGCACCTGTCCGAACTCTGCGCTTTCCTGCCCCACCTCGACCCGGAGGAGCTGTCGTGA
- a CDS encoding GMC oxidoreductase, with translation MTGGPRKAPKAACRIGTGAMAVVDPELRVHGILGLRVADASVMPSIVSANTNATVYAIAERASELIQAAYRSGP, from the coding sequence GTGACCGGTGGGCCGAGGAAGGCGCCAAAGGCTGCGTGCCGCATCGGAACCGGCGCCATGGCCGTGGTCGACCCCGAACTGCGCGTCCACGGCATCCTCGGGCTGCGGGTCGCCGACGCCTCGGTGATGCCGTCGATCGTGTCCGCGAACACCAACGCCACCGTCTATGCCATCGCCGAGCGGGCGTCGGAACTGATCCAGGCGGCCTATCGCAGCGGGCCGTAG
- a CDS encoding SigE family RNA polymerase sigma factor: MADYEDFARAHLPRLLRYATMLTGEREQAADLVQDVLVKAYRRWSRISDAEHPDRYVLRMVTNDYLSWRRSRSARLIAVGDPPEQARPDDFVSDHAAREDMWQRLARLPRRQRAVVVLRYYEQLADADIADLLGCAQATVRAHARKALTTLRHGLSIDRMAQAKES; encoded by the coding sequence ATGGCTGACTACGAGGACTTCGCCCGGGCGCACCTGCCGCGGTTGCTGCGGTACGCGACGATGCTGACCGGGGAGCGGGAGCAGGCCGCTGACCTGGTGCAGGACGTGCTGGTCAAGGCGTACCGACGGTGGTCGCGGATCAGCGACGCCGAGCACCCCGACCGGTACGTCCTGCGGATGGTGACCAACGACTACCTGTCCTGGCGGCGCAGCCGTTCGGCGCGGCTGATCGCTGTGGGCGATCCGCCGGAGCAGGCGCGGCCGGACGACTTCGTATCGGACCACGCGGCACGCGAGGACATGTGGCAGCGCCTGGCGCGGTTGCCCCGGCGCCAGCGCGCGGTCGTGGTGCTCCGGTACTACGAGCAGCTCGCCGACGCCGACATCGCCGACCTGCTCGGCTGCGCCCAGGCCACCGTGCGGGCCCACGCCCGCAAAGCCCTGACGACCCTGCGACACGGCCTGAGCATCGACCGGATGGCTCAGGCCAAGGAGAGCTGA
- a CDS encoding amidohydrolase family protein yields MATTAITGARVFDGEKTLGVQTVVLDGRTIRQVGGEVPDGAEVVDGRGATLLPGLIDAHVHSSPGSLALALRFGVTTELEMQGLNTRENRAHITEDDTVADVRSAGFGITPPGGHPSELMPEGFRPGGDLPPVMPLMPFSTTPEQAAAYIPQLLARGSDYIKFMVDDGSVEGHPGLPMLDQATLTAGVAEAKKYGALTVAHTLTLDATRMAAEAGIDGVVHVFMDRPHTREIVDLIVESGMFVVPCISLDASMMGITGSALADDPRVARRLDDKWEETLRSSYNRYPQGKLEDVLETVGALAAAGVDLLAGTDASMAETFFGGLAHGASLHHELQYLVAAGLTPAQALRAATATTARRFGLGDRGRIAEGLRADLLLVDGDPTKDIGDTLDTRAIWRRGSRLENA; encoded by the coding sequence ATGGCCACCACTGCCATCACCGGTGCCCGGGTGTTCGACGGGGAGAAGACGCTGGGGGTGCAGACCGTCGTCCTCGACGGCCGGACGATCCGCCAGGTCGGCGGCGAGGTACCCGATGGCGCCGAGGTCGTCGACGGCCGGGGCGCGACCCTGTTGCCCGGGCTGATCGACGCGCACGTCCACTCCAGCCCCGGCTCCCTCGCACTGGCCCTGCGGTTCGGCGTCACCACCGAACTGGAGATGCAAGGCCTGAACACCCGCGAGAACCGCGCGCACATCACCGAAGACGACACCGTCGCCGACGTCCGGTCGGCCGGCTTCGGCATCACCCCACCCGGCGGTCACCCCAGCGAGCTCATGCCCGAAGGGTTCCGGCCGGGCGGCGACCTGCCGCCGGTGATGCCGCTGATGCCGTTCTCCACCACCCCGGAACAGGCGGCCGCGTACATCCCGCAGCTCCTGGCGCGCGGCTCCGACTACATCAAGTTCATGGTCGACGACGGCAGCGTCGAAGGACACCCCGGGCTGCCGATGCTCGACCAGGCCACGCTCACGGCAGGCGTCGCCGAGGCCAAGAAGTACGGCGCCCTCACCGTCGCGCACACCCTGACCCTCGACGCCACCCGCATGGCCGCCGAAGCCGGGATCGACGGCGTCGTGCACGTGTTCATGGACCGCCCGCACACCAGGGAAATCGTGGATTTGATCGTCGAGTCGGGGATGTTCGTCGTGCCGTGCATCAGCCTCGACGCGTCGATGATGGGCATCACCGGCAGCGCACTGGCCGACGATCCCCGGGTCGCCCGCCGCCTCGACGACAAGTGGGAAGAGACCCTGCGGTCGAGCTACAACCGCTACCCCCAGGGCAAGCTCGAGGACGTCCTGGAAACCGTCGGGGCCTTGGCCGCAGCGGGCGTGGACCTGCTGGCCGGCACCGACGCCTCCATGGCCGAAACCTTCTTCGGCGGCCTGGCCCACGGAGCCAGCCTGCACCACGAGCTGCAATACCTCGTGGCCGCCGGCCTGACCCCGGCCCAAGCACTGCGCGCCGCGACGGCAACCACGGCCCGCCGCTTCGGCCTCGGTGACCGGGGCCGCATCGCCGAAGGACTCCGCGCCGACCTGCTGCTCGTCGACGGTGACCCCACGAAGGACATCGGCGACACGCTCGACACCCGAGCCATCTGGCGGCGCGGCAGCCGGCTGGAGAATGCGTAA
- a CDS encoding MarR family winged helix-turn-helix transcriptional regulator: MTDVDSLLDQIGPALSRLRRRIPASSRDVSRNLVLNVIADVPGEMTVGGLAAEMGVAQPVASRMVAACIADGLLRRAASQADGRRTVLELTEQGEAERTRFAAEQRAAFEEITAGWSPEERTQFARLLVRYTTDAGAWSRRRAEKER, encoded by the coding sequence ATGACCGACGTGGACTCCCTGCTGGACCAGATCGGTCCGGCGCTGTCACGGCTGCGCCGGCGCATCCCGGCGTCGAGCCGAGACGTGTCCCGCAACCTGGTGCTGAACGTGATCGCCGACGTTCCGGGGGAGATGACGGTCGGCGGGCTCGCCGCGGAGATGGGCGTCGCGCAGCCGGTGGCCAGCCGGATGGTCGCGGCCTGCATCGCCGACGGCCTGTTGCGGCGGGCGGCTTCCCAGGCCGACGGCCGCCGGACGGTGCTCGAGCTCACCGAACAGGGCGAGGCCGAGCGAACCCGGTTCGCCGCCGAGCAGCGCGCGGCGTTCGAGGAGATCACAGCCGGATGGTCGCCGGAGGAACGCACCCAGTTCGCGCGGCTCCTCGTCCGCTACACCACCGACGCCGGCGCTTGGTCCCGCCGCCGGGCGGAGAAAGAGCGGTGA